A window of the Streptomyces albireticuli genome harbors these coding sequences:
- a CDS encoding LAETG motif-containing sortase-dependent surface protein, which translates to MKLRRALATAAVTAAIAPAALLAAPAAYAAQEAAAAPAGSVNAGTSGDTAPATSEDSSAGKAKSHSAAPAAGKAVLPVPAADDKNPPSENPCKKQADSKEKRATTELIGFPDKIVAGADPQEFFLRATNTSKDRMKSICLHVDTESWVSDATSTDSTGFVTLEWQDPKGAWQPVINKRNDSIHFGYVDDLPTGEYTDAKLRLKVDGKAKAGTANTYHSGVFVGKDDVCGKTEANAQASEKYKDRKSIKILAADTQPGKVDHSKSPSPSPSHSKDGAKSSASPSASASASAKAGSSARPSASASASSSTGTTGTTTTSGGTTTGGSGTSAQGSLSNTSANSELAKTGSSSSTPVIAGLAGAAVVAGGAAVAVTRRRKNNT; encoded by the coding sequence ATGAAGCTTCGCCGCGCTCTGGCGACTGCCGCTGTCACGGCTGCGATCGCGCCCGCCGCGCTGCTCGCGGCCCCTGCCGCGTACGCCGCGCAGGAGGCAGCGGCCGCGCCCGCGGGGTCCGTGAACGCCGGTACGTCCGGCGATACGGCGCCCGCCACGTCCGAGGACTCTTCGGCCGGGAAGGCGAAGAGCCACTCCGCCGCACCGGCGGCCGGGAAGGCCGTGCTGCCGGTCCCGGCCGCGGACGACAAGAACCCGCCCTCGGAGAACCCCTGCAAGAAGCAGGCCGACTCGAAGGAGAAGCGGGCCACCACCGAGCTGATCGGGTTCCCCGACAAGATCGTCGCCGGTGCCGACCCGCAGGAGTTCTTCCTCCGGGCCACCAACACCTCGAAAGATCGCATGAAGTCGATCTGCCTCCACGTGGACACCGAGAGCTGGGTGTCCGACGCGACCAGCACCGACTCGACCGGGTTCGTGACGCTGGAGTGGCAGGACCCGAAGGGGGCCTGGCAGCCGGTCATCAACAAGCGTAACGACTCGATCCACTTCGGCTACGTCGATGACCTCCCGACCGGCGAATACACCGACGCCAAGCTCCGGTTGAAGGTCGACGGCAAGGCGAAGGCCGGCACCGCGAACACCTACCACTCCGGCGTCTTCGTGGGCAAGGACGACGTGTGCGGGAAGACGGAGGCCAACGCCCAGGCCTCGGAGAAGTACAAGGACCGGAAATCCATCAAGATCCTGGCTGCCGACACCCAGCCCGGCAAGGTCGACCACTCCAAGAGCCCCTCGCCCTCCCCCAGTCACAGCAAGGACGGCGCCAAGTCCTCCGCCAGCCCGAGCGCGAGCGCCAGCGCCTCCGCCAAGGCCGGTTCCAGTGCCCGCCCGAGCGCGAGCGCCAGCGCCTCTTCGAGCACCGGCACCACCGGCACCACCACGACGAGCGGCGGCACCACCACGGGCGGCAGCGGCACGTCCGCCCAGGGGAGCCTGTCGAACACGTCGGCCAACAGTGAGCTCGCCAAGACCGGTTCCTCGTCCTCGACCCCGGTGATCGCCGGGCTCGCGGGGGCCGCCGTCGTGGCGGGCGGCGCGGCCGTGGCCGTCACGCGGCGCCGTAAGAACAACACCTGA
- a CDS encoding GMC oxidoreductase translates to MSAFDYDVIVVGSGFGGAVSALRLTEKGYDVGVLEAGRRFTRDTLPRNSWDLRNYLWAPALGLYGIQRIHLLGKVMVLAGAGVGGGSLNYANTLYVPPKPFFDDPQWAGITDWREELRPYYDQARRMLGARLNPTMTPSDVHLKAAAEKMGVGDTFHMAPVGVFFGDGQDADGTEQAPPGGEAADPYFGGAGPTRRACTECGECMTGCRHGAKNTLNENYLHLAEQAGAVIHPMTTVVAVTEHRDGGYRVVTVPTDKRRTADRARPRVLRARYVVVAAGTYGTQALLHTMKDKGLLPRVPDVLGRLTRTNSEALVGAQTDDRRYRKAHGEPRADFTRGVAITSSIHPNADTHIEPVRYGKGSNAMGLLSVLQVPVGTRAPRALAFAARCARHPVLLLRSLSNRRWSERTIIGLVMQSLDNSLTTYRKDKGIGKGLLTARQGHGAPNPTQIPEAAEAATLLAGEINGFAGSNVGELMGTPLTAHFIGGCPIGADPSRGVIDPYHRLYGHPGISVVDGAAVSANLGVNPSLTITAQAERAMSLWPNKGDADPRPAQGRPYERVATVEPRYPTVPKEAFAALRLPFLAVPPVPPARPPEA, encoded by the coding sequence ATGTCAGCGTTCGACTACGACGTGATCGTCGTCGGCTCGGGCTTCGGCGGGGCGGTGTCCGCCCTGCGCCTGACCGAGAAGGGGTACGACGTCGGGGTGCTGGAGGCGGGCCGGCGCTTCACCCGGGACACGCTGCCCAGGAACTCCTGGGACCTGCGCAACTACCTGTGGGCGCCCGCCCTCGGCCTCTACGGCATCCAGCGGATCCACCTGCTCGGCAAGGTGATGGTCCTGGCGGGCGCCGGCGTCGGCGGCGGCTCGCTCAACTACGCCAACACCCTCTACGTGCCGCCGAAGCCGTTCTTCGACGACCCGCAGTGGGCCGGCATCACCGACTGGCGGGAGGAGCTGCGGCCGTACTACGACCAGGCGCGCCGCATGCTGGGCGCCCGCCTCAACCCGACGATGACGCCCTCGGACGTCCATCTCAAGGCGGCCGCCGAGAAGATGGGCGTCGGTGACACCTTCCACATGGCGCCCGTGGGGGTGTTCTTCGGCGACGGGCAGGACGCCGACGGCACGGAGCAGGCCCCGCCGGGCGGGGAGGCCGCCGACCCGTACTTCGGCGGCGCGGGCCCCACCCGCAGGGCCTGCACCGAGTGCGGCGAGTGCATGACCGGCTGCCGCCACGGCGCCAAGAACACCCTCAACGAGAACTACCTGCACCTCGCCGAGCAGGCCGGCGCCGTCATCCACCCCATGACCACCGTCGTCGCCGTCACCGAGCACCGCGACGGCGGCTACCGCGTCGTCACCGTCCCCACCGACAAGCGCCGCACCGCCGACCGCGCCCGGCCGAGGGTCCTGCGCGCGCGGTACGTGGTCGTCGCCGCCGGCACCTACGGCACACAGGCGCTGCTGCACACCATGAAGGACAAGGGCCTGCTGCCCCGCGTCCCGGACGTCCTCGGCAGGCTGACCCGCACCAACTCCGAGGCCCTGGTGGGCGCCCAGACCGACGACCGCCGCTACCGCAAGGCCCACGGCGAGCCCCGGGCCGACTTCACCCGCGGCGTCGCCATCACGTCCTCCATCCACCCCAACGCCGACACCCACATCGAGCCCGTGCGCTACGGCAAGGGCTCCAACGCGATGGGCCTGCTGTCCGTCCTCCAGGTGCCCGTGGGCACCCGGGCGCCCCGGGCACTCGCCTTCGCGGCACGCTGCGCCCGGCACCCGGTGCTGCTGCTGCGGTCGCTGTCCAACCGCCGCTGGTCCGAGCGGACCATCATCGGGCTGGTCATGCAGTCGCTGGACAACTCCCTTACGACCTACCGTAAGGACAAAGGCATCGGCAAAGGGCTGCTCACCGCCCGGCAGGGGCACGGCGCGCCCAACCCGACACAGATCCCGGAGGCCGCCGAGGCCGCCACCCTGCTCGCCGGGGAGATCAACGGCTTCGCGGGCAGCAACGTCGGCGAGCTGATGGGCACCCCGCTCACCGCCCACTTCATCGGCGGCTGCCCCATCGGCGCCGACCCCTCCCGGGGCGTCATCGACCCCTACCACCGGCTGTACGGGCACCCGGGCATCTCGGTCGTCGACGGCGCCGCCGTCTCCGCCAACCTCGGCGTCAACCCGTCCCTGACCATCACGGCCCAGGCGGAACGCGCGATGTCGCTCTGGCCGAACAAGGGCGACGCGGACCCGCGCCCGGCGCAGGGCCGCCCGTACGAGCGCGTGGCCACGGTCGAGCCGCGGTACCCGACGGTCCCCAAGGAGGCGTTCGCGGCCCTCCGGCTGCCGTTCCTGGCGGTACCGCCGGTGCCTCCCGCGCGGCCGCCCGAGGCGTAG